One part of the Fusobacterium pseudoperiodonticum genome encodes these proteins:
- the lspA gene encoding signal peptidase II: MIYIFLFLILLIIDQYSKFIVHSTLYVGDTIPIIDNFFNLTYVQNRGVAFGLFQGKIDIVSILALIAIGLILFYFCKNFKKISFLERIAYTMIFSGAVGNMIDRLFRGFVVDMLDFRGIWSFIFNFADVWINIGVILIIIEHLIFNRKKRVK, translated from the coding sequence ATGATTTATATATTTTTGTTCTTAATATTACTTATAATAGACCAGTATTCAAAATTTATAGTTCACAGTACTCTGTATGTAGGAGATACAATTCCAATAATAGACAACTTCTTTAATTTGACTTATGTTCAAAATAGAGGAGTTGCCTTTGGGCTTTTTCAAGGGAAAATAGACATAGTAAGTATTTTGGCACTTATAGCAATAGGCTTAATCTTATTCTATTTCTGCAAGAATTTTAAAAAGATAAGTTTCCTAGAAAGAATAGCTTATACTATGATATTTTCTGGAGCAGTTGGAAATATGATAGATAGATTGTTTAGAGGCTTTGTAGTAGATATGTTAGACTTTAGAGGTATTTGGTCTTTCATCTTTAACTTTGCAGATGTCTGGATAAATATAGGTGTAATTTTGATAATAATAGAACATTTAATTTTTAATAGAAAAAAGAGGGTGAAATAA
- a CDS encoding sensor histidine kinase has protein sequence MFIKKDSLLLRIISYNGIAIIIVASIMATLFGIMIFNELNMRLLDKSRERTLLVNKAYLYYIDKSREHLYDASNDAVNLILVDSNDKLIQNRLASAVKNQLGIESYSLYGKSFIQILSPQRIVLGESGDRDIKYDLYKNNSIIPSKEFLDTQKFEYVSTKDALYIRLVQPYRLYNSTERNYIILTFPITNYSLGEIKDYAYLSAEDKIFILSKDGFTFGEISLEKSDDFFKNFKFNKVGRELSDNKYYFSEKKIDNDYYYLGMLALQNNKSDDYVGDIGVAISKNEFVVVKYMLATIILVVCLLAVVLSTALCARIFAKLLAPLNVLAGKTEKIGIDSKKDKGGIDFGEENIFEIRSISNSLKFMAERIEENENLLIQKNNKLNTNLNRLIAVEKLLTSISLRDNFSEGLDEVLRTLTSEEGLGYSRAFYLEYDEDKEELSVTKYAINPHIEMNMEKYTEGINGFKFQVNSIKELMPLLNVEYEPGGMFWESMENSKIIYHNDKGFKYTYGNKLFRTLGLNNFMILPIADEDIKIGCILVDYFGKNNLISEEEVEVNSLLLMNLLTRIKNIILGESKLMKERYLTMSKVSDKFIKDNKRLIRNVESFIEKLENNRYNSKDIEKIKRYLKDEKKKNIVIKDSLDNSKSHFKVFNFEKLIEKIVNNSERILRTYGINISLFIDFSGNMYGDKKRIYQMFIQILRNSINAILTRNKLDKKINIVVVGDKNNRIILEIIDNGVGMTQEEVKAVMKPYSEVTGNSIMGTGLITIYKIVKEHNGFMSISSELDVGTKIRIIFNEYREETNQ, from the coding sequence ATGTTTATAAAGAAGGATTCTCTACTATTAAGAATAATATCATATAATGGGATTGCAATAATTATAGTTGCCTCTATTATGGCAACCCTTTTTGGAATTATGATTTTCAATGAGCTAAATATGAGACTCTTAGATAAGTCTCGTGAAAGAACCTTATTAGTGAACAAAGCCTATTTGTATTATATAGATAAAAGTAGGGAGCATTTATATGATGCTTCAAACGACGCAGTTAATTTAATTTTGGTGGATAGCAATGATAAGTTGATTCAAAATAGACTTGCCTCAGCTGTGAAAAACCAACTGGGTATAGAGTCTTATAGCTTATATGGAAAATCTTTTATACAAATACTTTCACCACAAAGAATAGTACTTGGAGAAAGTGGAGATAGGGATATTAAGTATGATTTATATAAAAATAATAGTATAATACCATCTAAAGAATTTTTAGATACACAGAAATTCGAATATGTGAGTACTAAAGATGCATTGTACATCAGATTAGTCCAACCATATCGTTTATATAATTCTACTGAAAGAAACTATATTATATTGACTTTTCCTATAACAAACTACAGTTTGGGAGAGATAAAAGACTATGCCTATTTATCAGCTGAAGATAAAATTTTTATACTATCTAAAGATGGTTTTACCTTTGGTGAAATAAGTTTAGAGAAATCAGATGATTTCTTTAAAAATTTTAAATTTAATAAGGTAGGCAGGGAATTATCGGATAATAAATATTATTTTTCTGAGAAGAAAATAGACAATGACTATTATTATTTGGGAATGCTAGCATTACAAAATAATAAAAGTGATGATTATGTTGGAGATATAGGGGTTGCTATATCGAAGAATGAATTTGTAGTGGTTAAATATATGCTAGCTACTATAATACTTGTTGTTTGCTTATTAGCTGTTGTTTTAAGTACGGCTTTATGTGCTAGAATTTTTGCTAAACTTTTAGCACCATTAAATGTACTTGCAGGTAAGACAGAAAAAATAGGAATAGACAGCAAGAAAGATAAAGGCGGAATAGACTTTGGTGAAGAAAATATTTTTGAAATAAGATCTATTTCAAACTCATTAAAGTTTATGGCTGAGAGAATAGAAGAAAACGAAAATTTATTAATACAAAAAAATAATAAATTAAATACAAACTTAAATAGACTTATAGCAGTCGAAAAGTTATTAACAAGCATAAGTTTAAGAGATAATTTTTCAGAAGGATTAGATGAAGTTTTAAGAACCTTGACATCTGAAGAAGGGCTAGGATATAGTAGAGCCTTTTATTTAGAATATGATGAAGATAAGGAAGAACTTTCTGTAACAAAATATGCTATAAACCCTCATATCGAAATGAATATGGAAAAGTATACTGAGGGAATAAATGGTTTCAAATTCCAAGTAAATAGTATAAAAGAATTAATGCCTCTTTTAAACGTGGAATATGAGCCAGGTGGAATGTTTTGGGAAAGTATGGAAAACAGTAAAATAATTTATCATAATGACAAAGGTTTTAAATATACTTATGGAAATAAATTATTTAGAACTTTAGGACTTAATAACTTTATGATACTGCCTATAGCAGATGAAGATATTAAAATAGGTTGTATTTTGGTAGATTATTTTGGTAAAAATAATTTAATTTCTGAAGAAGAAGTCGAAGTAAATAGTCTATTATTGATGAACTTATTGACAAGAATAAAAAATATTATTCTAGGAGAAAGTAAACTTATGAAAGAAAGATACTTAACAATGTCTAAAGTATCTGACAAATTCATAAAAGATAATAAAAGATTAATTCGCAATGTAGAAAGTTTTATTGAAAAATTGGAGAATAATAGATATAATAGTAAAGATATAGAGAAGATAAAAAGATATCTTAAAGATGAAAAGAAGAAGAATATTGTTATAAAAGATTCTTTGGATAATAGCAAGAGTCATTTTAAAGTATTTAATTTTGAGAAGTTGATAGAGAAAATAGTTAATAATAGTGAAAGAATTTTAAGAACATATGGAATAAATATTTCATTATTTATAGACTTTTCAGGAAATATGTATGGAGATAAGAAAAGAATTTATCAGATGTTTATACAGATTTTGAGAAACTCTATAAATGCTATTTTAACTAGAAATAAGTTAGATAAAAAAATTAATATAGTTGTCGTAGGAGACAAGAACAACCGTATTATCTTAGAAATAATTGATAATGGTGTTGGAATGACACAAGAAGAAGTTAAAGCTGTCATGAAGCCTTATTCAGAAGTTACAGGAAATAGTATTATGGGAACAGGACTTATAACAATATATAAGATAGTTAAAGAACATAATGGCTTTATGTCTATATCTTCTGAATTAGATGTTGGAACAAAGATAAGAATAATTTTTAATGAATACAGGGAGGAAACAAATCAATGA
- a CDS encoding diguanylate phosphodiesterase, translating to MKNFELKLIYYPKSSYLNYILEIWVDGVNISQFYEDNKLRIDVGYIFHIYNFFDDHLEDIIKEEVLPYEDVEGKTIFETIDNIKEKYFYWLKDDYEDDESDEEIEKIISISEPFYDWQRAHRWLLYGPFLCIPDIIFRRIGDTIEISWDTTWDITYQQRKYENENIKFISTKGVSYIDADEFYLEIKNFLKKIDEISKIQNEKFHIIEKTGKLIYAKDPYNNIEFKEEKNFLKDLEKIGHKLFTIYELVLITEKDKKIVPIILKYLSKIEDENIKTHLAYFLAVKNYKEASEKLIKEFYNAKTNEYRIALSKALSTIYNKDVLSELLEIAKNKEYKDVNFPIIFTLRKYRDKRVKMFFEKSRME from the coding sequence ATGAAGAATTTTGAATTAAAACTTATTTATTATCCAAAAAGCTCATATTTAAATTATATATTAGAAATTTGGGTAGATGGAGTTAATATAAGTCAATTTTATGAAGATAACAAATTGAGAATAGATGTAGGATATATCTTTCATATTTATAATTTTTTTGATGACCATTTAGAAGATATTATAAAAGAAGAAGTTTTACCTTATGAAGATGTAGAAGGAAAAACAATTTTTGAAACCATAGACAATATTAAAGAGAAATATTTTTATTGGTTAAAAGATGATTATGAAGATGATGAAAGTGATGAAGAAATAGAAAAAATAATCAGTATATCTGAGCCTTTTTATGATTGGCAAAGAGCACATCGTTGGCTTCTATATGGACCATTCTTGTGTATACCAGATATTATTTTTAGAAGGATAGGAGATACAATAGAAATTTCTTGGGATACTACTTGGGATATTACATATCAACAAAGAAAATATGAAAATGAAAATATCAAATTTATTTCAACAAAGGGAGTAAGTTATATTGATGCTGATGAGTTTTACTTAGAAATAAAAAATTTTTTAAAAAAGATAGATGAGATATCAAAAATTCAAAATGAAAAATTTCATATTATTGAGAAAACTGGAAAATTAATATATGCAAAAGACCCATATAATAATATCGAATTTAAAGAAGAAAAAAATTTTTTAAAAGATTTAGAAAAGATAGGACATAAACTTTTTACTATATATGAATTAGTGTTAATAACAGAAAAAGATAAAAAGATAGTTCCAATTATATTAAAATATCTTTCAAAAATAGAAGATGAAAATATAAAAACACATTTAGCTTATTTTTTAGCAGTAAAAAATTATAAAGAAGCTTCTGAAAAACTAATAAAAGAATTTTATAATGCTAAAACAAATGAATATAGAATAGCATTATCGAAGGCTTTATCAACTATTTATAATAAAGATGTTTTGAGTGAATTATTAGAAATAGCTAAAAACAAAGAATATAAAGATGTAAATTTTCCAATTATATTTACTTTAAGAAAATATAGAGATAAAAGAGTAAAGATGTTTTTTGAAAAAAGTAGAATGGAGTAA
- a CDS encoding Tex family protein has product MEKIYKIVAEELKIPVDKVENTIKLLDDGATIPFVARYRKEITGNLDEVQIGDILQKVEYLRNLEERKEEVIRLIEEQGKLTDELRNSIVEAKILQEVEDIYFPYRKKKKTKADIAKERGLEPLAEKFYTANNLEEIQNLAKNFITEEVPTVEDAIEGAMLIIAQNISEKAEYRERIREIYLKSSIIEAKASKKAAELDEKKVYNDYYEYSEKIDKMASHRILAVNRGEKEDILTVHLRLEDSDREKIENMILKEFPKNDLVATYKEIIKDSLDRLIIPSIEREVRNALTERAEIESIAVFKDNLKNLLLQAPLKEKNVLALDPGYRTGCKVAVIDKYGFYRENTVFFLVEAMHNPKQIEDAKKKFLALVKKYEIDIVSIGNGTASRETETFVANIIKENKLNLKYLIVNEAGASVYSASKIAAEEFPDLDVTVRGAISIGRRIQDPLAELVKIDPKSIGVGMYQHDVNQSKLDESLDNVISHVVNNVGANINTASWALLSHISGIKKTVAKNIVEYRKENGNFKNRKEILKVKGVGPKAYEQMAGFLVIPEGENILDNTVIHPESYAIAEALLEKIGFSLEKYNNELNEARERLKSFDYKKFAEENNFGAETVKDVYEALLKDRRDPRDDFEKPLLKSDILNIDNLEVGMELEGTVRNVVKFGAFVDIGLKNDALLHISEISNKYIDDPSKVLAVGQIIKVRIKDVDKDRGRVGLTKKEQN; this is encoded by the coding sequence ATGGAAAAAATTTATAAAATTGTAGCTGAAGAATTAAAAATTCCAGTTGATAAAGTTGAAAACACAATAAAACTTTTAGATGATGGAGCTACTATACCTTTTGTTGCAAGATATAGAAAAGAAATAACAGGAAATTTAGACGAAGTACAAATAGGAGATATTCTACAAAAGGTTGAATACTTAAGAAATTTAGAAGAAAGAAAAGAAGAAGTTATAAGACTTATTGAAGAACAAGGAAAATTAACAGATGAATTAAGAAACAGCATAGTAGAAGCAAAAATTCTACAAGAAGTTGAAGATATTTATTTTCCATATAGAAAGAAAAAGAAAACAAAGGCTGATATTGCTAAAGAAAGAGGTTTAGAACCATTAGCTGAAAAATTTTATACAGCTAATAATTTAGAAGAAATTCAAAATCTAGCAAAAAACTTTATAACAGAAGAAGTTCCTACAGTTGAAGATGCTATAGAAGGAGCTATGCTTATAATAGCACAAAATATTTCTGAAAAAGCTGAATATAGAGAAAGAATAAGAGAAATATATTTAAAATCTTCTATCATAGAAGCAAAGGCTAGTAAAAAAGCAGCAGAATTAGATGAAAAGAAAGTTTACAATGACTACTATGAATATAGTGAAAAAATTGACAAAATGGCTTCTCATAGAATACTAGCAGTAAATAGAGGAGAAAAAGAAGATATATTAACAGTTCATCTAAGACTAGAAGATAGTGATAGAGAAAAAATTGAAAATATGATTCTTAAAGAATTCCCTAAAAATGATTTAGTTGCAACTTACAAAGAAATCATAAAAGATTCTTTAGATAGATTAATAATTCCATCTATTGAAAGAGAAGTTAGAAATGCTTTAACTGAAAGAGCTGAAATTGAGTCAATAGCAGTATTTAAAGATAACTTGAAAAATTTACTTTTACAAGCACCTTTAAAAGAAAAAAATGTCCTAGCACTTGACCCAGGATACAGAACAGGTTGTAAAGTAGCCGTTATAGACAAATATGGTTTTTATAGAGAAAACACAGTATTTTTCTTAGTTGAAGCTATGCACAATCCAAAACAAATTGAAGATGCTAAAAAGAAATTCTTAGCTTTGGTTAAGAAATATGAAATAGATATTGTCAGCATAGGAAATGGAACTGCTTCAAGAGAAACTGAAACTTTTGTTGCCAATATAATAAAAGAAAATAAATTAAATTTAAAATACTTGATAGTAAACGAAGCAGGAGCGTCAGTTTACTCAGCTTCTAAGATAGCAGCTGAGGAATTCCCTGATTTAGACGTAACAGTTAGAGGAGCTATTTCAATAGGAAGAAGAATACAAGATCCTTTAGCAGAACTTGTAAAAATAGATCCTAAGTCTATAGGGGTTGGAATGTATCAACATGATGTAAACCAATCTAAATTAGATGAATCTCTAGACAATGTAATAAGCCATGTTGTTAATAATGTTGGAGCTAATATTAACACAGCTTCTTGGGCATTACTTTCACATATTTCAGGAATTAAGAAAACTGTTGCCAAAAATATAGTTGAGTACAGAAAAGAAAATGGTAACTTTAAAAATAGAAAAGAAATCTTAAAAGTTAAAGGTGTAGGACCTAAAGCATATGAACAAATGGCTGGTTTCTTAGTTATACCAGAAGGTGAAAATATTTTAGATAACACAGTTATCCACCCTGAGTCTTATGCTATAGCTGAAGCCTTATTAGAAAAAATAGGATTTAGCTTAGAAAAATACAATAATGAACTAAATGAAGCAAGAGAAAGATTAAAATCTTTTGATTATAAGAAGTTTGCTGAGGAAAATAATTTTGGAGCAGAAACTGTAAAAGACGTTTATGAAGCACTATTGAAAGATAGAAGAGACCCAAGAGATGACTTTGAAAAACCACTTTTAAAATCAGATATTTTAAATATTGATAACTTAGAGGTTGGAATGGAACTTGAAGGGACAGTTAGAAATGTTGTTAAATTTGGAGCCTTCGTAGATATAGGTCTAAAAAATGATGCACTTTTACATATTTCAGAAATTTCAAATAAGTATATAGATGATCCAAGCAAAGTTTTAGCAGTTGGACAAATTATTAAAGTAAGAATTAAAGATGTTGATAAAGACAGAGGAAGAGTTGGCTTAACAAAGAAGGAACAAAATTAA
- the ileS gene encoding isoleucine--tRNA ligase, which produces MNEKEYTSTLHLPKTDFQMKANLPNKEPKYITKWTEEKIYEKGLEKNKNGESFILHDGPPYANGNTHIGHALNKILKDIIIKYKTFRGFKSPYVPGWDTHGLPIELQVVKEVGLAKAREMSPLEIRKRCEEYARKWVGIQKEQFIRLGVLGDWDNPYLTLDPKFEAKQLELFGEIYEKGYIFKGLKPVYWSPATETALAEAEIEYYDHTSPSIYVRMQANKDLLDKIGFNEDAFVLIWTTTPWTLPANVAICLNENFDYGLYKTEKGNLILAKELAESAFKDIGIENAELLKEFKGKELEYTTYQHPFLERTGLVILGDHVTADAGTGAVHTAPGHGQDDYVVGLNYKLPVISPIDHRGCLTEEAGDLFKGLVYSEANKAIIKHLTETGHILKMQEINHSYPHDWRSKTPVIFRATEQWFIRMEGGDLREKTLKVIDEINFIPAWGRNRIGSMMETRPDWCISRQRVWGVPIPIFYNDETNEEIFHKEILDRICGLVREHGSNIWVEKTPEELIGEELLVKYNLKGLKLRKETNIMDVWFDSGSSHRGVLEVWEGLHRPCDLYLEGSDQHRGWFHTSLLTSVASTGDSPYKSVLTHGFVNDGEGKKMSKSLGNTVAPSDVIKVYGADILRLWCGSVDYRDDVRISDNIIKQMSEAYRRIRNTARYILGNSYDFNPKTDKVAYKDMLEIDKWALNKLEVLKRNVTESYDKYEFYNLFQGIHYFAAIDMSAFYLDIIKDRLYTEKKDSVARRAAQTVMYEILMTLTKMVAPILSFTAEEIWENLPAEAREAESVFLADWYVNNDEYLNPELDEKWQQIIKLRKEVNKKLEKARQGENKIIGNSLDAKVSLYTEDNALKEFIKENLELLETVFIVSDIEVADSSDDNFTAAEEIENLKIKITHADGEKCERCWKYDDLGTDPEHPTLCPRCTGVLK; this is translated from the coding sequence ATGAATGAGAAAGAGTACACAAGTACACTACATTTGCCAAAGACAGACTTTCAAATGAAAGCTAATCTGCCTAACAAAGAGCCAAAGTACATAACAAAATGGACTGAGGAAAAGATTTATGAAAAAGGTTTAGAAAAAAATAAAAATGGGGAAAGCTTTATATTACATGATGGGCCACCTTATGCAAATGGTAACACTCATATAGGGCATGCTTTAAATAAAATATTAAAAGATATAATCATAAAATATAAAACTTTTAGAGGTTTCAAATCACCTTATGTTCCTGGTTGGGATACACATGGGTTACCAATAGAATTACAAGTGGTTAAAGAAGTTGGACTTGCAAAAGCAAGAGAAATGTCTCCACTAGAAATAAGAAAACGTTGTGAAGAATATGCTAGAAAATGGGTAGGAATCCAAAAAGAACAATTCATAAGATTAGGAGTTTTAGGAGATTGGGACAATCCTTATCTAACTCTTGATCCTAAATTTGAAGCTAAACAATTAGAATTATTTGGTGAAATCTATGAAAAAGGGTATATCTTTAAAGGATTGAAACCTGTTTATTGGTCACCTGCTACAGAAACAGCACTTGCTGAAGCAGAAATAGAATATTATGACCATACATCACCATCTATCTATGTAAGAATGCAAGCTAATAAAGATTTATTAGATAAAATAGGATTTAATGAAGATGCCTTTGTTTTAATATGGACAACTACACCTTGGACATTACCAGCAAACGTAGCTATATGTTTAAATGAAAATTTTGACTATGGACTATATAAAACAGAAAAAGGTAATTTGATACTTGCTAAAGAATTAGCAGAAAGTGCATTCAAAGATATAGGAATAGAAAATGCTGAACTTTTAAAAGAATTTAAAGGAAAAGAATTAGAATATACAACATATCAACATCCTTTCTTAGAAAGAACAGGACTTGTAATCTTAGGAGACCACGTTACTGCTGATGCAGGTACAGGAGCAGTTCATACTGCACCAGGACATGGACAAGATGACTATGTTGTAGGACTTAACTATAAATTACCAGTTATATCTCCAATCGACCATAGAGGTTGTTTAACAGAAGAAGCTGGTGACCTATTTAAAGGACTTGTTTATTCAGAAGCTAACAAGGCTATAATAAAACATTTAACTGAAACAGGTCATATCTTAAAAATGCAAGAAATAAATCACTCATATCCACATGACTGGAGATCTAAAACTCCTGTTATCTTCAGAGCTACTGAACAATGGTTCATTAGAATGGAAGGTGGAGATTTGAGAGAAAAAACTCTAAAAGTTATAGATGAAATAAACTTTATACCAGCTTGGGGTAGAAATAGAATAGGTTCTATGATGGAAACAAGACCTGACTGGTGTATATCAAGACAAAGAGTATGGGGAGTTCCTATTCCAATATTCTATAATGATGAAACAAATGAAGAAATATTCCATAAAGAAATATTAGATAGAATATGTGGTCTAGTAAGAGAACATGGTTCTAATATATGGGTTGAAAAAACTCCAGAAGAATTAATAGGAGAAGAACTATTAGTTAAATATAATCTAAAAGGATTAAAATTAAGAAAAGAAACAAACATAATGGACGTTTGGTTCGATTCAGGAAGTAGCCATAGAGGAGTTTTAGAAGTTTGGGAAGGATTACATAGACCATGTGATCTATATCTTGAAGGTTCAGATCAACATAGAGGATGGTTCCATACTTCACTTTTAACATCAGTTGCATCAACTGGAGATTCACCTTATAAGAGCGTATTAACTCACGGATTTGTTAATGATGGTGAAGGAAAGAAAATGTCTAAATCATTAGGAAACACAGTTGCACCTAGTGATGTAATAAAAGTTTATGGAGCAGATATATTAAGACTTTGGTGTGGTTCTGTTGATTATAGAGATGATGTAAGAATATCTGATAATATAATCAAACAAATGTCAGAAGCATATAGAAGAATAAGAAATACGGCAAGATATATACTTGGAAATAGTTATGATTTCAACCCAAAAACTGATAAAGTAGCATATAAAGATATGTTAGAAATAGATAAATGGGCTTTAAATAAATTAGAAGTATTGAAGAGAAATGTAACTGAAAGTTATGATAAATATGAATTCTATAATCTATTCCAAGGAATACATTACTTTGCAGCAATAGATATGTCCGCTTTCTACTTGGATATAATAAAAGATAGACTTTATACTGAAAAGAAAGATTCTGTTGCAAGAAGAGCAGCGCAAACAGTTATGTATGAAATCTTAATGACTTTAACAAAAATGGTTGCACCTATACTTTCATTTACAGCTGAAGAAATTTGGGAAAACTTACCAGCAGAAGCAAGAGAAGCAGAATCTGTATTCTTAGCTGATTGGTATGTAAATAACGATGAATATCTAAATCCTGAATTAGATGAAAAATGGCAACAAATAATAAAACTAAGAAAAGAAGTAAATAAAAAATTAGAAAAAGCAAGACAAGGTGAAAATAAAATAATAGGAAACTCTTTAGATGCTAAAGTTAGCCTATACACTGAAGACAATGCTTTAAAAGAATTTATAAAAGAAAATCTAGAATTATTAGAAACAGTATTTATCGTTTCTGATATAGAAGTAGCAGACTCTAGTGATGACAACTTTACTGCTGCTGAAGAAATAGAAAATTTAAAAATAAAAATTACTCATGCAGATGGAGAAAAATGTGAAAGATGTTGGAAATATGACGATTTAGGGACTGATCCAGAACATCCAACACTATGTCCAAGATGTACAGGAGTATTGAAATAG
- the glyQ gene encoding glycine--tRNA ligase subunit alpha encodes MTFQEIIFSLQQYWSSKGCIIGNPYDIEKGAGTFNPNTFLMALGPEPWNVAYVEPSRRPKDGRYGDNPNRVYQHHQFQVIMKPSPTNIQELYLESLRVLGIEPEKHDIRFVEDDWESPTLGAWGLGWEVWLDGMEITQFTYFQQVGGLELDIVPVEITYGLERLALYIQNKENVYDLEWTKGVKYGDMRYQFEFENSKYSFELASLDKHFKWFDEYEDEAKKVLDQGLVLPAYDYVLKCSHTFNVLDSRGAISTTERMGYILRVRNLARRCAEVFVENRKALGYPLLNKK; translated from the coding sequence ATGACATTTCAAGAAATAATTTTTTCTTTACAACAATATTGGAGCTCTAAGGGTTGTATAATTGGAAACCCTTATGATATAGAAAAGGGAGCTGGGACATTTAACCCTAATACTTTCCTAATGGCATTAGGACCAGAACCTTGGAATGTGGCTTATGTAGAGCCTTCAAGAAGACCGAAAGATGGAAGATATGGAGATAACCCAAATAGAGTTTATCAACATCATCAATTTCAAGTTATTATGAAACCGTCACCAACTAATATACAAGAATTATATCTTGAAAGTTTAAGAGTTTTAGGAATAGAACCTGAAAAACATGATATAAGATTTGTAGAAGATGACTGGGAATCACCTACTCTTGGAGCTTGGGGACTTGGTTGGGAAGTATGGCTAGATGGAATGGAAATAACTCAATTTACTTACTTCCAACAAGTTGGAGGATTAGAATTGGATATAGTTCCAGTTGAAATAACTTATGGATTAGAAAGACTTGCACTATATATTCAAAATAAAGAAAATGTTTATGACTTAGAATGGACTAAGGGAGTAAAATATGGAGATATGAGATATCAATTTGAATTTGAAAACTCTAAATACTCTTTTGAACTTGCAAGTCTAGATAAACATTTTAAATGGTTTGATGAATATGAAGACGAAGCTAAAAAAGTTTTAGATCAAGGACTTGTTTTACCAGCTTATGACTATGTTTTAAAATGTTCTCATACATTTAATGTTTTAGATTCAAGAGGAGCTATTTCAACAACTGAAAGAATGGGATATATTCTGAGAGTTAGAAATTTAGCTAGAAGATGTGCTGAAGTATTTGTAGAAAATAGAAAAGCCTTAGGCTACCCTCTTTTAAATAAAAAATAA